Genomic DNA from Prunus persica cultivar Lovell chromosome G1, Prunus_persica_NCBIv2, whole genome shotgun sequence:
attattttccttttttattattttcttctttatcttgAATGATTTGACTGTTAcaaattttttccttctttatctTTCCAATTTATTTCCTATCTTGAATAAACACtgaaatgtaataaaataataatttaatttgacatatcagGTGGAGTGTAAAACTGTGTaattgtcaaattgccacatcaaccattaaatttaaatttgatgtttggtatttgacatctcccttgGCAATGCTCTAAGATCATggataaatactcttaaccacttgagttaCAAGTTCCTTATGGAAAAAATTGTCTATCTAATAGAAAATTCATTGAATTAGTTATAACATGAATTTGAAcataatgaaaaagaaaaaagaaaaaaaaaaggatacagagaaaaacacaaataGAAAGACACAAAGAGAAGGCCGAAAAACACAAATAGAAAGGCGGTTACCATTCTCTTATAAGGTTCCAACAAACATTGCCGACTCTCTACTTTTTTTGTTATCCTAATATTTGGTTTTtaaggaaagagaagagagtaAATCACTTGCAACTCTTACCATAAATGAAAGGTTAATCTGCATCCCAACGAACGTGAGCCGCCGTAATACATGTTTCGGAGCTTTCAACAGACACAAAGTaaacaataaaatttgaagttgttggtACCAATTATCCTAGaatctctttctctttaattGGATATTTGCATTGTGAAATTATCGTCTGcaattttaaaaggaaaaaaaagaagaagagagaatccATTTGGGTTGGAAGGCCGATTAAGTGTATTGCCTTTATAAATTAAGGGACACCAGAGCCTTGCATTTATTTTGTACTTTTGCAAATAGATACTCTCCAATTAATGCTTCTTGCGTCTCCTCTGAATTCTCTGTTCACTTCCTGTTGATTTTTACTTCCACCAGCCTCTTTCTTTGCTCTGTCTCTCTGCAACTTTTCACAACGCTTAAATGTTTTGGTTGTGTTACTGTGATTCTTTATTCATTTCCGGCAAGTGAGCTCCCAAATTCTGTTCTTTCTTGAAATTCATTGAGTTTGGAGAGttgggtttgtgtttttcCTCATGGGTACTGCTTCTGCTGGGTACCCATCTGGAATTACTTCCCATTACCGTGGAAAGTTTGGGGCTTTTCCTCAAAAAGTCGAGTTCATTGGCTCTAATTTTCCACTTCATGTGGAATTTCCGAGAAGTAACTTGTACCCAAGGTCTGTTTCCACCACGACATCCAAGGTAATCACTGTTGCCTCCCTCATCTCTTTTGTActtgcttcagaaactgagaaaaagaaagagaaatagcACCTGAACAAAATCTATGCTTTGTTTGAATGGGGTTAAATTATGTTTAAATTTGTGAGGTGCTGTGTTCTGTAAAGTTACAGGCCAATCATTCaatttggtatctttcttgaATTGGGTGAGCGGCAATGTTTGTTTGTCACTATATTCGCTATTTTCAGTAACTATTTGTTTCTAAAACGGAAAAGCTTTATTGGTGAATGAGAACTTGGTTTCCAGGATGATGAGAGACAGAAAGGAAGAGGGGAAACTGCCATCATcatcaaatatttttcttttaagttaATTTATAGTCTACATCATGCCCCAGATGATTTTAACACTAAGCACTAAGCGCACATAGAGGTTCATCTAGATTCTGGATTGATAAATCCCTTAAAAATATAGAATGTTTATATTATCCACTCCTACATAGGCAGTaaatatctgtttttttttttcatgatgCAGGAAATAGTGTGTCCAAAATGTTCTCTGCCTGATAGTGGCGAATTTTTCTCTGATGAAGTCTCGACACCCATTCTTGATTCGGTTGAAAATCCTATCCACCTGAAGAACTTGTCTCTTAAAGTGAGTTTTGAGGCGTTTACATACTTTGCTTTTATGGTTATACTTAAGTTTACAGCTTCTTTACTTACCACAGATCGATCAGTGCAGGAACTGAAACAGTTATCTGATGAAATTCGTTCAGAGTTGTCATCAATAATgtcaaaaacaagaaagtctTTTAAAGCTAGCTTGGGAGTAGTAGAGTTGACAGTTGCCATGCACCATGTTTTCCATGCTCCTGTGGACAAGATACTATGGGATGTTGTAGAACAAGTAAGATCATAACGTCTATACCTTCTTCTGGTAGGGATACCTAATTTTTGGAGAGATGGTGCTGAATATGGATCACTTGTGGTATTGTTTCCATTTTGATGTTCAGAAATAATACCAGAAAAACACTTATAAAACAGGAAGCGAAGAAATCAATGGAAATCTTCAATTTATATTTAGTGATTGTATGatctaagttttaaaaaatttctcttgtACTGGCAGACCTACGTGCATAAAATTCTAACAGGAAGACGGGACCTCATACATACAGTGCGACGAAATAATGGTCTTTCTGGTTCTACATCTCAATCCGAAAGTGAATATGATCCATTTGGGGCAGGGCATGGGTGCAGCAGTGTTTCTGCTGGACTGGGTAGTTGTCTGCTTCCATTCTGCttcttgttcatttttttcttgtcaCAAAATCACTTTCTTTGAGAAAAGTTCACGCTTTTATTGAACTTAACTTGCATTGAACACTTCTCTGGATATTCCGGTAATCATATATGTTCTTTTTATGTTGCTTTACATATTGATTTTCATGCTCGCGTCCAGCTTAATTTGCATTTTACACTTTCCTGAGTTTATGTAGCTCATGATAGTATGTTCTTTcctttcagattttttttcttttttggggttaatttcagatttgtttatttgcttgttgTGCAGTTAGCATATAGGAGAAAAGCTTTCAAGTTTGGTCAGCTAACTTAGATTTAcaactttattattttttaactgGACTGCAATTTATAATCTTTACAGGCATGGCAATTGCACGGGATATTAAGGGAAAGCGGGAACGTATTGTCACAGTCATCAGCAATGGGTCAACAGTAGCTGGTCAGGTCTATGAGGCAATGGGTAATGCAGGTTATTTGGACTCAAATATGGTAGTAATTTTAAATGACAGCAGGCACTCTTTACACCCAATGATTGAGGAGGGCCCCAAGACAGCCATTAATGCTCTGTCTAGTACCCTAAGCAAGCTCCAGTCAAGTAAATCATTTCTGAAGTTTAGAGAAGTTGCTAAGGTATTTCCTTGGTTTTATGATCATGCCTCTAGGACTAGAAGATTTTATGACACTGAAGCGTTATGTTGAGGACTTTCATAAATATTTAGCTGTATTGGAATTATTGAAGTCCAGAGAACAgagatattaaaaaatatatatttaaaaaatatttaagacTTTGGGCAATATTTTAGACAACCTGACCTGAGCATGCAGaagttatttgattttgtgtgCCCTGCATCTAAGAGAAGAACGTAGTGGGTATCAAACATTTTCTGTTGCTTATGGTTAGCATTATTGAGTTTTTATGcgttatatttttcatttgctGAAGTATTTATTTCTCTcccaccctttttttttcagggTGTTACTAAAAGAATTGGTGGAGGTATGCATGAATTGGCAGCTAAAGTTGATGAGTATGCACGTGGTATGGTCGGTCCACTAGGATCAACTCTTTTTGAAGAGCTTGGATTGTATTACATTGGCCCTGTTGATGGACACAACATTGAAGACCTGATTTGCGTTCTACAGCAAGTGGCATCACTGAATTCAATGGGTCCTGTTCTGGTCCATGTGATAACGGAAGAAAATCGGGGACTGGAAAACAACCCAAAGAGTGGGGTGGCATACAGGCAGCAGGAAGGTATGTCTCTCATTTCCTTCTCTGATGTTCAGTTCATAGTCTGTGCAAAGTTCTGCAGTAACTTTTGGGATTCGTGCATTGATTTAGGTGTGATGTAGCCAAACTCATCCCATGTTAGTTTGGTTTTATATTTCATATAAGGCTGGCCTTGGTTCAGGCCTTTAGTGAGTATAAGAAATTTCCAACTACAAAAATTAGTTCCCATTATCTCTGGTTTCCTGGCCTGACTCTCTCCTTTTTGTGGAGGATAAAAAACCAAGTTGAATTTATACATATGTTGTTTTACATTCCAAACCTGCAGGTTTGAGTAATTCTGATGATTTACCGTCCAAAGTTCGCCCTAGAACTTATAGCGACTGCTTTATGGAGGCTTTGGTTATGGAGGCAGAGAAAGACAAATATATTGTGACTGTTCATGCAGGAATGCATATGGAATCATCATTTCACCTATTCCGTGAAAGATTTCCCGACAAATTTTTTGATGTGGGAATGGCTGAGCAACATGCAGTTACTTTTTCTGCTGGTTTGTCACGTGGAGGATTAAAGCCATTTTGCATAATTCCTTCTGCATTTCTACAGAGAGCTTATGATCAGGTCTGTTTGATTGATCCCTTCTGCTTGTTGGTAGTAATCATATATCTaacaatatattattaataatatctttattttgaggaaaattttattaagtttatttTCTTATGGCCTGTCTAGGTGGTTCATGATGTAGATCGGCAAAGAATTCCTGTGCGTTTTGTCATTACAAGTGCAGGATTGGTTGGATCTGATGGTCCCCTGCAATGTGGGGCATTCGATATAACATTTATGTCATGCTTACCAAATATGATTGTCATGGCACCGTCCAATGAGGTTGAGCTTGCCAACATGGTGGCCACTGCAGCCTACATTGATGATCTTCCAGTTTGCTTCCGATATCCTAGGGGAGCCGTAGTTGGAATGGAACATTCTATATGCAGTGGGACCCCTATTGAGGTAATTGTTGCTATTTGTCCATTGCTTAGAAATAAGCGTACCATCATTTACCAATAGGaatatttaaaagataaaacttGGTACATTTTCATATTACCTTCGTTCTTTTCACTTAGTAATGTTAGACGACTTAACTTGTTCTTATGCCTTTATATTGACTGCTATGCACTGCTGAGCAGATCGGAAAGGGGAAAATTCTCACAGAGGGTAAAGATGTGGCATTGCTTGGATATGGATCAATGGTTCGGAACTGCCTTAAGGCTCGGTCTCTTCTTTCAAAGCTTGGCATTGAGGTAACAGTTGCTGATGCAAGGTTCTGCAAGCCCTTAGACATCAACCTTCTTAGGCAGCTTTGTCGAAACCACTCATTTCTAATCACGGTCGAGGAAGGCTCTATTGGAGGATTTGGATCTCATGTTGCGCAGTTCTTTGCGCTTGATGGACGGCTTGATGGAAGCATTAAGGTAATATCTATTTTCAGCAACATGGTGTGCAGCTTCCTTTGGAATTTTCTACATTATATATCTTACGCTGTTTCGGTCCGATAATAATTGTCAAAGGTACACTTAATGTTAACTCATTTTGACCtaaatttttcctttctctgtCTGAAATCGACTTTCCAGTGGCGACCAATTGTTTTACCGGACAACTACATTGAGCATGCATCCCCAAACGAACAGCTAGCTATTGCTGGGCTGACCGGACATCACATAGCTGCAACAGCGTTAAGTCTGCTTGGCCGAAATCGTGAAGCCCTCCACTTAATGTGCTAAGCACCTGCACTTCTCTGCCATTTGCACTGAGACTCTGCTGGTTAGCAGAAGAAAGGGAAAGACAGATAGAAGCTCAAGCAGCCTTAATTCTACCAATGTTTAGGAAATTTTTTCCCGTACCTATTTGTATATAAGTGCTTCTCACAAGTTTTTGATATAATTGTACAGCGGCAATGTCACAATGGAAATGCATGTTTGTTGATATGCATTAAGAGTTATACTCTTCAGCCCAACTAAATACTTTAGAAATTTAATATCATGTTCTTAAATCTACTGTAATAAATTGAAGATTTGCAATCATAGCTTAACAAAGCTAAGGCCAGAGATGGGTGGAGATTAGGGTGTAATTGTCAATGCTATAataattgtatatttattaataaaatcatCACTCGTCTATGTTATAACAGATGGATCAGTAATACCACGACAGTGGTGCATATCacgaacccaaaaaatgaaactCTCGAATTTAGAATGAATGGTCCTAAAAGAGGCGAtatgtatttgtttgtttttatttttttaatacaactCGCAAAGAAGCAGACTCACTGCCCAAATCAATTGGCCTAACAAGTGTATAATGCAAACATGTTTGTTTGTTACAAAAAGTGATTCAATTTTAATGTAGATCTCCATAAGATTCGCATGAATTTCCCATTATTAGACCTAACACGTTTGTGATGTAGTCTATATATGTTTTTGAGTGgctagttttttcttttcttcttcttttggtagCATAGTGAAGTCCATTGGCTACAGTTGCATCCTTGACCCCAATTCACCCCTATCCACCTAACAAAGTTACAGAAAGTGCTATTTCTGTAGATTGATATTCTCCATAAATTAGGTCATATGAATGACAAAGACTCCACTACTTGAATACTGTATTAGCAAAGTAACCTGaaagaaatccaaaaaattcacaacCCATAATAGGTCTAAACTTTTAGGACTTGCATATTTTAAATATGACTTTGTTGCCAATTGAATaagttcttcttctttatgatTGTGCATATTAAGTAGGGTAACTGTTCTCTAGCGTGACTCGACTGATTGAATTTGAGCCCTCCATTACAGTACTATAAAGTTTTGAGTCTCAATATTTATAAGTTCACCAACAGTACTAAGACATTAGTTAATTTAAATAGTTCGGTTGAAGCCGGACCTTCAAACTGGCGCTTATGATATAAGACTACAAATATAAACACCATTAAGTTGATTATTCATATAAATGTACACGGTGtaaatttgaatattataaCATAAGTTTGGTAAGAAAACATCACTCCATAAGTGAGGTTTAAATTGTGCGCATTGAAgaatttaatacaaaattttcatacaTGACTCATGAATGAATTCAGTGTAATTAAATTGGCAACAATAGTAGTGGGACTTAAACATAGGTCACTGTCAGTTTGGGTGGGAAAATCTGGCCGATTCCCATGCATATATTGCTTACCCAGTCAGTAAAAAGTAAACCCAAAAGACCAGCTTACCTTAAGCTCACCTCTGCTCAGCTCCTCAGCTGAGCTCACCCACATGGCAATGGCTGCCAGGCATTCTCAGCCGCAGGGTGTGTTCCCCTTTACCTTTtggcaaataataataagataatTTCAGGCTGCGGATGGTTTAGGgataaagagaagaaaacgACATCACCACCATTAATCAACGACACTCAATGCGTGGGGGCATCAGGGTGTGGGGGCCATCCCTGCCCTCCAAATCAACGCAGAGTTCAGTGAGAGGTTGCCCACGTTCTTCAGCAATTCATGCTCACCTCAAAAACTAAATTGGTATTATTACTTTGTTCTTATTCTCTTACTgttcttcatttctttgtttggGTGGTTGGTGATTACTCGACCAACATAACACGTGTTGCTGTGTTCATTCGTGACGAGACGACAGATTCTTCATTCCCATCGTGACATTCTTAGGTAGCATTATCGattcacttatattataatatatatttatttttgttaatattaaattcaagatttacgatatattaattattttgttcacttatattataacacatgtAGTAATAATATCATGTAACGGTGTGATTACCACAcctaaatatttttcatttatgacAAGATTCTCTGAGATGTATGCTAACTAGCTAACAAATCATTCAGTGAATAATATTACATGAAAACAATCCAAACTCTAGCCTTCCCCTTTCTTAAGTAAGAAGATTTTAAAATTCCTAACTTGTGCTGCTGTACTAAAAATGTATGCAGATGATGATTGAGccataatttaattattaatattatactcATGTTAGAACATGTGTacaaatttattaatattatactcGAGATTTATAAGTTCATAACATATCAATCATGTCGTGTACTCATAATATAACACATGAAGTAGTAGTATTATTTGGATACTTACTTAAGTATTTTCCACTCATGACAAGATATTGACATGTATACTCGTGAACAGATCATGTGGTGTGGAAAAGTTTTGTGACCTTGTTAGTATTACATGGCAACAACCCAAACTCTTCTGGCCTTCCcctttctttaaaagaaaggGTTTAGGGGTTGCAAACTTAAATAGGTTATAATTCCAAACTTTGCAAGATTAAAATGTGTAGATGATGGTTGAGCCATAATTTAATTGTTGTTCAGACTTCTCTAAATAACGTGAAGAATTGAAGATGATCGATCCGAGATCCGTGTACAGTACATTACGGTACAGAAAATCCTCAAACTCAAATCCCTAGAAAATCCAATGCACGCGAAGACAGCAAAAGTACAGAACACAAAACGCTACACATAAATATAATCATCCATGAAAGCAGTCTGCCATCCAGTAATGAGGGCCCTCCACGTAAGCATGCCTCTCCCCCAAGTGAGCCGATATTTAAGTACAATCCCCTGCTTCTCCCTCCGCAGTTCTCTCCCTCTTGTATCAGGAGAAACCAGAAAGTTATTTTGAGGGTggggagagaaaaaaagaccCAGAGAGACAAAAGAAaggtaataat
This window encodes:
- the LOC18792377 gene encoding probable 1-deoxy-D-xylulose-5-phosphate synthase, chloroplastic isoform X1, with product MGTASAGYPSGITSHYRGKFGAFPQKVEFIGSNFPLHVEFPRSNLYPRSVSTTTSKEIVCPKCSLPDSGEFFSDEVSTPILDSVENPIHLKNLSLKELKQLSDEIRSELSSIMSKTRKSFKASLGVVELTVAMHHVFHAPVDKILWDVVEQTYVHKILTGRRDLIHTVRRNNGLSGSTSQSESEYDPFGAGHGCSSVSAGLGMAIARDIKGKRERIVTVISNGSTVAGQVYEAMGNAGYLDSNMVVILNDSRHSLHPMIEEGPKTAINALSSTLSKLQSSKSFLKFREVAKGVTKRIGGGMHELAAKVDEYARGMVGPLGSTLFEELGLYYIGPVDGHNIEDLICVLQQVASLNSMGPVLVHVITEENRGLENNPKSGVAYRQQEGLSNSDDLPSKVRPRTYSDCFMEALVMEAEKDKYIVTVHAGMHMESSFHLFRERFPDKFFDVGMAEQHAVTFSAGLSRGGLKPFCIIPSAFLQRAYDQVVHDVDRQRIPVRFVITSAGLVGSDGPLQCGAFDITFMSCLPNMIVMAPSNEVELANMVATAAYIDDLPVCFRYPRGAVVGMEHSICSGTPIEIGKGKILTEGKDVALLGYGSMVRNCLKARSLLSKLGIEVTVADARFCKPLDINLLRQLCRNHSFLITVEEGSIGGFGSHVAQFFALDGRLDGSIKWRPIVLPDNYIEHASPNEQLAIAGLTGHHIAATALSLLGRNREALHLMC
- the LOC18792377 gene encoding probable 1-deoxy-D-xylulose-5-phosphate synthase, chloroplastic isoform X2; its protein translation is MQELKQLSDEIRSELSSIMSKTRKSFKASLGVVELTVAMHHVFHAPVDKILWDVVEQTYVHKILTGRRDLIHTVRRNNGLSGSTSQSESEYDPFGAGHGCSSVSAGLGMAIARDIKGKRERIVTVISNGSTVAGQVYEAMGNAGYLDSNMVVILNDSRHSLHPMIEEGPKTAINALSSTLSKLQSSKSFLKFREVAKGVTKRIGGGMHELAAKVDEYARGMVGPLGSTLFEELGLYYIGPVDGHNIEDLICVLQQVASLNSMGPVLVHVITEENRGLENNPKSGVAYRQQEGLSNSDDLPSKVRPRTYSDCFMEALVMEAEKDKYIVTVHAGMHMESSFHLFRERFPDKFFDVGMAEQHAVTFSAGLSRGGLKPFCIIPSAFLQRAYDQVVHDVDRQRIPVRFVITSAGLVGSDGPLQCGAFDITFMSCLPNMIVMAPSNEVELANMVATAAYIDDLPVCFRYPRGAVVGMEHSICSGTPIEIGKGKILTEGKDVALLGYGSMVRNCLKARSLLSKLGIEVTVADARFCKPLDINLLRQLCRNHSFLITVEEGSIGGFGSHVAQFFALDGRLDGSIKWRPIVLPDNYIEHASPNEQLAIAGLTGHHIAATALSLLGRNREALHLMC
- the LOC18792377 gene encoding probable 1-deoxy-D-xylulose-5-phosphate synthase, chloroplastic isoform X3, whose amino-acid sequence is MSKTRKSFKASLGVVELTVAMHHVFHAPVDKILWDVVEQTYVHKILTGRRDLIHTVRRNNGLSGSTSQSESEYDPFGAGHGCSSVSAGLGMAIARDIKGKRERIVTVISNGSTVAGQVYEAMGNAGYLDSNMVVILNDSRHSLHPMIEEGPKTAINALSSTLSKLQSSKSFLKFREVAKGVTKRIGGGMHELAAKVDEYARGMVGPLGSTLFEELGLYYIGPVDGHNIEDLICVLQQVASLNSMGPVLVHVITEENRGLENNPKSGVAYRQQEGLSNSDDLPSKVRPRTYSDCFMEALVMEAEKDKYIVTVHAGMHMESSFHLFRERFPDKFFDVGMAEQHAVTFSAGLSRGGLKPFCIIPSAFLQRAYDQVVHDVDRQRIPVRFVITSAGLVGSDGPLQCGAFDITFMSCLPNMIVMAPSNEVELANMVATAAYIDDLPVCFRYPRGAVVGMEHSICSGTPIEIGKGKILTEGKDVALLGYGSMVRNCLKARSLLSKLGIEVTVADARFCKPLDINLLRQLCRNHSFLITVEEGSIGGFGSHVAQFFALDGRLDGSIKWRPIVLPDNYIEHASPNEQLAIAGLTGHHIAATALSLLGRNREALHLMC